The Salvelinus alpinus chromosome 22, SLU_Salpinus.1, whole genome shotgun sequence DNA window tttagtgtaagagctgtttgaaaagaccgcctgaaatttcagcctgttttggtgggatggcgtTTTGGCCTGTCTTGTGACATCACCAGGAGCTAAATTGGttaaaagagttccaaacctctctgcaaaTAAGAGCATGTTTTCCCCTCCTaattcagaccactcccagacagtcctagcaacatTACTGCTTGAGAAATTGCACTTTGCTGAGAAGCAATTTTTTaaaaccattttaattgaaaacaatcacagtaaggtacttaattgttacccagaaatgatttgatattgagataaaaacggctgcattgagGAAAGTAATTCAAGAATAAGTTACTgaatttgggtaatccaaaagtacAGTGCCTATAGAAGGTCACCcccttgaaccccccccccctctccccattttgctgccttaaaataaAAGGGATTAAACTAGATTTGTTTTTCCTACAGATCTACAAAACCTAATAACATTTtcaatgtgaaaaaaaaaaaaaaagttaaattccTCAAAATATACAATTGGTTGTGTGAGTGTGAGTATTACTGTATGATGTGCATGAGTTTGTTGTAATTGACAGTGGGTGGTGGTATGTGCATCAAATTGAGGGAAGTAGTACATACCCAGCTGGGCTGATTCCAGCTGCGAGTCGAGGCACTCCGCCGACGTCATGTGACCCGAGTCTGGGCTGCCTTaggcagtattacttatggctaggatgcggggattgagctcgggccgattccagtgtgagttatctggcccaaatgtattacttggggctcgggccgattggagctactctctggcagatgattacatgggctgctttatataactttttatttttccatatttgctcattgtttctgtgatcaaaaaatacaatgaacatttaaattaaattatttTAAGATTCCTGTTTAagtagtattttgatactttgcaaggcaattgataagcattaaaaactttgtggatggagcctcccgagtggcgcagcggtctaagacactgctaCAGATGCTAGTTCAATACCCGTGCTGGCAGCGACCGGGAGACGCATGAggagacgcacaattggcccagcgtcgtctgagttaggggagggtttggccggccgggatgtccttgtcccatcgcgctgtagcgacacttgtggcgggccaggcgcatgcacgctgacacggtcaccaggtgtttcctccgacacaattTTTTTTGGGGGTGGATAGGTATAATTTCTATgcataaaatgtataatagtaatatttaaaattactaaattgggtaattttgtatacattttattTACATTAGCATCGAGTcgcttctggggggattctggtaagatgtCGGCTGAATTCCGGTACACGGAAATGGCCCGATGTACTTGGGACaattctgggcagtcattcattcTGATTCCGTGCTGAGTCCGACACCCAATTCCGGGCCGATTCGATCAGCCACTTCTGGGCcaattcctcattgctagctgggtaACATTGGTTTTGGTATGTTGTCACATGATTGGTTTTTGATTAATTACATTATTCATCAAAAAAGTCGTTACTCACCGGTTAATGTTATAACTTATTACATTTAGCGGAAAAAGTTAACCGTTCGGGAAGTTATTACATTAACCAGTTTTATTACATAAAAAATCTAAAAAGTTATTACAAATAGAAAAATTGTTTATTACATCAACCGTTggaaaatgtattacattaactGGTGTTACAgacctcactgaccattttactcgccctagcagagctggttagacttGTTTTCAAATGATCTGGACAGGTGAGGGACTATACCATAACTGGGTTACTGTTTTGCATGTACAAGACACATTCAAGAAACACCCACATCTAAGCACGCTTCCAAGACACAAATCTCACATTTCTTAATGAGGGCGAGGAAAACCGAGGCAAAATCATCCAATCCAGCCCGTCTAACTTAAATGGGTGTACACTCCAGTTAAAACCAGTGGGACCATACTCACAAACTTTTGCTTAACTCGAAAGTGATGGGATAAGAATGTGACAAAGTAGCTGATTATCAAAATGTATCTAAAACGTTCATGTCCATGTAGCCTCATAATATGTAATATATGGTTATTAGGCCCTAGCAGTGTGTTTGTAAACAAGGCTGGAGAAAGAAATAGGTCattattaaatgtattattattcttTATTTTTCAAGGTGTTGCCTGCACTTCCCTTCTCAACACACTAACACAATGTCAggaactagtcactttaaactgtGAGCTATTTATCCAGACCCATTTCCACACGTGATCCAGTTACTTTGATTATCAGAACGTGCCAGTGGACTTCTGGTAAGGATACTTTTGTGAAAATGTGTTGGATCACGTCCAACTACATCACTGTTTTTTAATTGGCAGATACGGCATCTGTTACCAGATGCGCTTTGCCGATCAGTGTCGTGGCTCCTTTTTTCCTCAAATTGTTATCCTTTTTCTTCTCCTTCTTTCTAGGCCTACAGTACACTTTCAGAGCCTACCCTCCCAGAGGGGATGACGgaagggttgtgtcccaaatggcaccctacaacTTTTTTTCCATACTTTTTACAGGATGGATGGAATACATTGACCAATGTGTATTATAAATACAACATGACCCTCACAGGATTATTTGGGTCAAACACATCTCACAGTGACCCTGGAGAAACTAGATGCCTTATCTCAAGAAAGGTATCTGGCCAGTTCTGACACGAAAGCTTTTTAACGACACACAGTTCAAGCCACACTTCAACACATTGATTGAAAATGTCTCTATGTTCTATTCTCTTAGCAGATAGCTTCTCGGGGCTTGATCTAACATAAGTTTACATATTCTTGACCATATCATTATTTTCACTCTCAGGTCACAGGTCAaaaatgtgtgtttatagtttctTTCATTGTTGCATCATTCACACCAGACCAATCTGAAGGGAGGCCATTAAGCCTAATGACACTCTGCACCTCCCTGGGACTAACCCTTCAATTGGTGTAACGAGAGACAAGAGACGGCGACCAAGGGCTACCTCTGTGGTTGTTTCAGCCTCTCTGGTCTCACAGGTAGGTGTTGGTAAATTGTTTTCAAGGGAATTGAGAGATACAGTGGACTAATGACCTGTTCTCTGAAGACTGACAGACAAATTCAGTAAACATGTTTTCTTGCTCAATTGACCAGCTTCTACATGCTATACCCTAAGACATGAGGATAATGGACAGGCATTCAAGTCGTCTACTTAGCCTCCCAATGTCTTTGGGTTTTTATGTGGTATACACTTTGTTATATCTCAAACACACAATATTACATACCATTGTTTACCTTCCCTTGAAGATATAACCATATAAATAGGGTGGCAGAATGTTACCCATTTTGAACCACTGAAACCCCAAAGGAGTTGTCTTTGTAATGACAGAAATGTTCAGCAAGACTAAAACAAGTGGCCTTCTGTCAAGTTGCAAGTATCCCTAACCCGATATAAGTCAGGCCTGTGTactacagatgtcggatcttaaaACTATAAAAgtctgggcctcccgagtggcacagtggtctaaggcagtgctagctgtgccactagagatcctggtttgagtccagctggccgcgaccgggagacccatggtgtggcgcacaattggcccagcgttgtccaggttaggggagggtttggccggcagggatgttcttgtcccatcgtgcacttgcgactcctgtggcgggccgggcgcaatgcatgCTGAcatggtcaccaggtgtacggggtctcctctgacacattgtgtcaagaagcagtgcggcttggcttggttgtgttttggaggatgcacggctctcgaccttcgcctcttccgagtccgtacgggagttgcagcgttgGTACAaggctgtaactaccaattggataccacgaaattggggagaatttaaaaaaaataaaagtaagcGAAGATATGaaaatgttttaagatggtcatatcatatttgattttgaattttaggacccctttaggtatattAATAAAAACATATTGACAAATAATttcataaaatattgaatttggcctttattaCTTTAGCCCaaagaaacacaatgaataacattCATGAATGGCAAAAaatacagtaaaaaaataaatcacaaggaataaggttttgaagtgtctgtcctatatctaggagatataagaaagctcaggaaatatatgtgttattggcacaaaactacctccatactttcaTTAATATGTATGGGTTACATTCAGACGAGTCTGTGACACTTGTGAGCAAAACGGAGAACtagtgagagtctcatctttccatagtggggtcatattagtttgtagcttaaacggtacagacagaagttggcacatcagcgTTATCATCCCGTGACACTTGTAGGTACATTCAAAGATATACATTTTGCTAATCGGTACCACCTCAACATTTTGGGGAGCATGATGTCCCTGGCTGGATGGGTTGTGTCAATCAAGACGTAAGCAGTCCGCTGGGGGTAGATAGATGATACGGACCACTTCAATATGAACTTTATGAAGGTTATAGTACTTTGTACAAAGAACAATTTTTATACGCTCTGACAATATTTTACAGTGAATTTTGCAATTGAAATGTTTTtcattacatacatttttatcATTAATTCATGCAAAAACTGGCTACTACTAGTCTAGCCCTTCTCTGATTCACTTCCTGGAGCTGAGCAGTGGTGCAAAAAATGTGCACAGGTGTGAGCTAAACTTTGCTGAAATCTGTGCATTTTGTGGAAAGCCTTTAGAGACAAAGAAAAATTAACCCTTGTGGTCCAATTACTAAATAGGAATTTGGCCATGCTCTAACAAGGTCTGTTCAAAATATAGCCCAAAAAACTTGAACATTAACTTGAAAATATAAAAATTGCACAGAAGTGAGCTAAACTTTGCTGAGATCTTTGCATTTTATGGAAAGCGTGAATATGAACTTCAACAATATTACCTTGCTACATAAACAACATCCTATTCTATCGCATACCTCATCTCATAGTCAGTCCTATAGACATGGTCTCATTAGGAAGGTAACCTCCAGAGTGAGcagtgtgtgtctgaggggtTCACCTGTCTATCACTCCATACATCTCACACGTTGCTATGGCAGTTGAGATACTCAGATACTGCCCCATAAAGGTTGTGGTGCGGAGAGTGGAGAAGTGTCATACCTACTGTAGGTATGATCTGGTCTGCTCAGGTGGAGGTGTTCTGCTCTGGCCCTcagtacagagatacagagaccaTACAAATACACAAACCATACGAATGATCATCTTTAAGGAGAACCTACTTTGAAGACTTTGAAAATACTTACTTTGTTTCGATTAATGATCTAACTAATTCAGTTTAATATTGTTTAGGATTTCTCTCTAACTTTGAGTTAAATTAagtgaagatctgtgaagatcataaaaaaaaatatatataatgctTCATGCTCACTAGAATGTGATACGGGTTGAATACTGGTCTGTGTGCTCACTGCATTGTAATGTAGGTGGCTGCTGAAGCTGGGTGGTTTTGGGTTGACTTGTTTGAGATCTGAATACCAACACCATTGTTTGAAGGAGAGCTATCATCGTTGAGAGGCTGACAGACTGCTGTATGGGTGGCAGTTACTGTTAAAATGTAATCAAATTGTTTTTAAATAGACCAACCAACAAAACTTGGATAAACTGAACATTCTCAGGTCCTGTGTACACCAGCCATGTGTGCCTGCTGTCAATGACAATGGATTTCAACTCCTCCCAGGAGATAGTGTTTGTGCTGCATGGACTGAATGtgacacagacaaacaaacacatcTACTTCTCATTTACTCTCATCCTATACATCTTCACCATTTTTGTGAATCTGATACTGATCGTTACCATTTTTCTGGAGAAAATGTTGCATGACCCTATGTATTTATTTCTCTGTAATCTGTGTATTAATGGTATCTATGGCGCTTCAGCTTTCTACCCAAAGATACTTTATGACCTTTTATTTGACTCTCATGTGATTTCATACTCTGGGTGCATGACCCAGATATTGGTAATCTACTCCTATGCTTTCTGTGAATTCACCAGCTTGACAGTGATGGCATATGACAGGTATGTTGCCATCTGTAAGCCGTTACAATACCACTCTATCATGACTACTCGAAAAGTGTGGACACTGCTTCTTCTTACGTGGCTTTTCTCATGGCTAGAAAGTAGCATTGGGATGGGACTAACAGCTAAATTACCCCTCTGTGGCGTCGACATCGATAAACTCTACTGCTCAAACTGGGCCGTCGTGAAGCTCTCATGCGTTGACACCACTCTGAACAACCTCTACGGCTTCATTCTCACGTTTTCTCATGTTTCTCAAATGATACTCATCCTGATATCCTACATGAACATCATCAAAGCGTCTTTGCATTCCCGTGTGCAGAGAAAGAAGTTCATGCAGACCTGTCTGCCTCATCTGATCACCCTGACTAACTTCACCATATCCCTCACCTTCGATGTGATGTACGCTCGCTACGGCAGCAACACCAGCCTGCTGGCCCTGAGGAATATCATGGCGGTGGAGTTCCTAGTTGTGCCTCCTCTGGTGAACCCTATCATATACGGGATGAAACTCACTCGGGTTCGGAATAGAGTTGTACAGATGTTCAACCGGAAAGTTGCTGCCCTAATCTAAATGTATTGTGGTGATGCGCTTGTGTGTATCAACATATCTTTCTTGTTGATCTATAAAGCTATATTGACAATTTTCATTTGTAATTTTTCATAGACATTAGGAAGGAAAATGTGCAACTCTCGCTCACAATTAAAATCTTGGTGCTTTATTTTATCTAAATATTAAAATAATGATGTTCTAGCAGTCAATGGCCTTTGTCAGAATAATTTTTCATGGATGTCGTGTGGAATAACTTTGCCCCTCTTATTTGTTGTCAATGACTGAGATTCAGGTGTTTGGCTTCATGGAGTCATCTTGTTACCTTGACCAAACAAACTCAAAATAACTGTATATAGCCAactttatatacagtgcatttggaaagtattcataccccttgactttttccacattttgttaggttacagccttattctaaaatcgattaaatgttttttccctaatcaatctacacacaataccccataatggaaaaaaacgttttttagacatttttgcaaatgtataaacatttttttaaagtattcaatccctttgctatgagactcgaaattgagcacatgtgcatcctgtttccattgatcatccttgagatgtttctacaacttgattggagtctattgattggacatgacttggaaatgatttggaaaggcacacacctgtccagtggtggaaaaagtacccaattgtcatacttgagtaaaggtaaagataccttaacagaaaatgactcaaattaaagtgaaagtcacccagtaaaatactacttgagtaaaatactaaaagtatttgattttaaatatacttaagtatcaaaagtaaaagtataaatcatttcaaattcttaatATTTGGCAAACCTTTTTTGTTTTAAAAATTTATGGATAGTCAacggcacactacaacactcagacataatttacacatgaagcatttgtgtttagtaagtCTACCAAATTAGAGGCAATTGGGATgagcagggatgttctcttgataagtgtgtgtattggaccattttcctgtcctgttaagcattcaaaatgtaatgagtacttttgggtgtcagggaaaatatatggagtaagaAGTACATTATttgctttaggaatgtagtggagtaaatgcagaagttgtcaaaaatataaaaagtaaagcatagataccccccaaaaactacttgagtaaaaatactttaaaatactacttaagtactttacacaactgcaccggtctatataaggtcccacagttggcagtgcatgtcggagcaaaaaccaagtcatgaggttgaaggaattgtccataaagctctgagacaggattgtgtcgaggcacagatctggggaagggtacccaaaacatttctgaagcattgaaggtccccaacatcagtggcctccattattcctaaatggaagaagtttggaaccaccaagactcttcctagagctggccacctggccaaactaagcaatcgggggagaagggccttggtcagggaggtgaccaagaacccgatggtcactccgcagagctccagagttcctctgtggagatgggagaaccttccagaaggacaaccatctctgcagcactccaccaatcaggcctttattgtagagcggccagacgaaagctactcagtaaaaggcacatgatagcccgcttggagtttgccaaaaggcacctaaaggaccatCAACAGATATGAAAATGCCTGTTTATCAGTGAGAGGATTAGACACAAGATCAATGTTAAAGTCAGTGCTTCAACAATGGGGTGAAAtgaaggcctagattcaatcagatcaagcgttaaccggcGATAGCAAGCTGTAATCTTACCACGCTCGTTGTTGCAGTAGTGTGACAGTAGTgtgaggtcccgtgtggctcagttggtagagcatggcgcttgcaacgccagggttgtgggttcaattcccacggggggaccaggatgaatatgtatgaactttccaatttgtaagtcgctctggataagagcgtctgctaaatgtaatgtaaatgtgacattGGCGACGGCTGCTGCAGCAGCAGGTGTTTTCATTTTCCGTATTTTTATTGACTTTTAAAATATACAATCCACCTGCAGAGAAGCTGCTCCACATTtgcattacatttaagtcatctAGCAGatgctcccatccagagcgaccacGGTCAAGCGCCCAGCTCaggggcacatcgacagatcccCCTGCCAGCTAACTCGAGGAACTGAACCAGCAACCTCACAGCCACCGATCCAGCACCCTTCGCTCCCAACCAACAACCTTCCTTTTTAGTGTCTTTcttcatttttatatttttgccGTCACTTTACCACTCACTCAGCAACTTCACTCTCACTCATCTCCAGATTCCAGATTTCGGTTTCCCTcatcccatcccacctatctctgctggccatcCCCTTCGGATTTCAGCGCATTTAGTGATGCTATGTTGTCTGTTAATTTCTAGATTTTTAAAGTTTGATTCAACGTAGGCTATTGAAAGATTTTTGTTCCCTCTGAAGGCCTTGGTTCGATAGTCAGAGTTCACTTGATAGTAGCAAAGAAACTTTATCCATGTTTACGAAGGGCATGTATATCCTAGTTTCATTACACATCACTTGTTATTGTTGCCAAGCCCATCAAGTCCCTGATTTGTAAACCACTGGTCCagtcacagccctttgtcttttGACAATGTTAGGGGCATCCCCCCCATACACAGTGCTTTTACCATACACTGTTTTCAACTCACATATTTgacatacatgattacattgtgcatgttcatttatacagtaattattattcaaacatgtcctcacctgggatttgaactcacaacatTCCGATCTTCATGCTATGCCACCTTGTCTATGTCAATGACTGATTTCACTTGTATTCCTACACTTTGCACTTCAAAGTAAATATCAGGTCTGTTAAAAATACATTCAAGAAAAACTATTATActtatcatagtgattcaggagtacgATTAAAACAGACAACTATAGTGAAAACCCAAACTCAAATAGCTGAAATAAGTAAATGAactcaatgatgagagaatagtcagattaactgataacTAAAATAACAGTGCAGATGGCACTATTTTGTTAagtgcagagatgtattataggtaatgaaCATGTATGGGACTTCAGAAATTCTACATATTGTGGTGCAGCAAAAAAATGATCTATATACCCCCAAATccaaaggttgtgagtttgaTATCCCAGGTATGAAATAATGAAATTTCAGTTCGAAGTGATCATGTCAAATGTGATCATATTGTCGCTGAATAAAGATTTTTTTAGCTGAACAGCGTACCACTTACCTTAAAACCTCCATACCATTTAATTATTTAGTTACCTTGGGACACCTGGGACCATCTTGTgacaaaaacctccaggggaccatgacacaacatccTGACCTCTTTAGACGACCATTTTGTGACGTTCTGGGGACGTTCTAAAGACTAATTTTTGTTTGCAGGGACGTTCCCTTGAGACCATCCCGCAACGTCCTAATGACTAGTAAAATGAAAGTCTTGAGAACGTCCTAAAACAATAATGATATGGTCCTCAGTGACGTTCTGGTAACTTAAAGGGAACTAGACAATAGTCCCCCAGAGACATTCCCTTGGGTCTATCACGCGACGTCCTACTGACTAGTAATATTAAAGTCCTGAGAACATCCTAAAAAGGTCCTGACATGATCCTCTGAGACGTCCTGGTGACTTCCAGGGAACTACACAAAAGCCCCCCCAGAGAATATTCCCTTGAGATCATCACAGGGCATCCTAATGACTACTAAAATTAAAGTCCTGAGAACGTCCTAAAAAGGTCATGATATGGTCCTCAGTGACATCCTGGTAACTTACAGGGAACTAGATAAAGGTCCCCAAAAAAACGTTCCCTTGGGACCATCATATGGCGTCCCATTGACCATCATGAAACGTCTCCTTGTGGTCATTGAATGTCCCACGGATAACGTCATGTCAGACACAAATAGGAACCTTTTCATAATGTTCCCTAATGGACTTAAAAATAAATTATTATAGCATTATACTGCGTCCAAACCGGGATCTGTACTGAACGTCCTCTTACCGTCCCGAGGTTAACGTCATGTTTTAAAGTTCCTAAGATTTTCTCAGAATGTCAGTGGGATAACGTCTCGCTCAAACCCTTAAAGCAATGTTTCCCAAACGTGGTCCTgtggaccccaaggggtgcacattttggtttttgccctagcactacacagttgattcaaataatgaactaattcatcatcaagctttgattatttgaaactGCTATggagtgttagggcaaaaaactaaacgtgcaaAGGACCAACTTTGGGAAACACTACCTAAAAGGGACCTAATGAGAACATTTCCAAATGTCCTTAAGACATCCCCTGTTTGCTGGGTTAATACGtaagctgaacaaaaatataaacgcaacatgcaataatttcaaagattttactgagttgcagttcagataaggacatcagtcaattgaaatcaattcattagtccccatcatagcactgaaactgcacttgtgaaggtggtaaatgaccttttaatggcgtcagaccgaggctctgcatctgtcctcatgctactagaccttagtgctgcctttgataccatcgatcaccacattcttttggagagactggaaacccaaattggtctacacggacaagttctggcctggtgtagatcttatctgtcggaaagatatcagtttgtttttgtgaatggtttgtcctgacaaatcaactgtacatttcggtgttcctcaaggttccgttttaggaccactattgttttcactatatattttacctcttggggttgtcattcgaaaacataatgttaactttcactgctatgcggatgacacacagctgtacatttcaatgaaacatggtgaatccccaaaattgccctcgctagaagcctgtgtttcagacataaggaagtggatggctgaaaactttctacttttaaacacggacaaaacagagatgcttgttctaggtcccaagaaacaaagagatcttctgttaaatctgacaattaatcttgatggttgtaaagtcgtctcaaataaaactgtgaaggacctcggcgttactctggaccctgatctctcttttgacgaacatatcaagactgtttcaaggacagcttttttccatctacgtaacattgcaaaaatctgaaactttctgtccaaaaatgatgcagaaaattaATCCAttcttttgttacttctaggttagactactgcaatgctatactttccggctacccggataaagcactaaataaacttcagttagtgctaaatacggctgctagaatcctgactagaaccaagaaatttgatcatattactccagtgctagcttccctacactggcttcctgttaaggcaaggactgatttcaaggttttactgttaacctataaagcgttacatgggcttgctcctacctatctttcagagttggtcctgccgtacatacctacatgtacgctacggtcacaagacgcaggcctcctaattgtccctagaatttctaagcaaacagctggaggcagggctttctcctatagatctccatttttatggaatggtctgcctacccatgtgagagacgcagactcggtctcaacctttaagtctttactgaagacttatctcttcagtaggtcatatgattgagtgtagtctggcccaggagtgtgaaggtgaacggaaaggatctggagcaacgaaccgcccttgctgtctctgcctggccggttcccctctctccactgggattctctgcctctaaccctattacaggggctgagtcactggcttactggtgctctttcatgccgtccctaggaggggtgcgtcacttgagtgggttgagttactgacgtgatcttcctgtctgggttggcgcccccccttggtttgtgctgtggtggagatctctgtgggctatactcagccttgtctcaggattgtaagttggtggttgaagatatccctctagtggtgcgggggctgtgctttggcaaagtgggtggggttatatccttcctgtttggccctgtccgggggtatcatcggatggggccacagtgtctcctgacccctcctgtctcagcctccagtatttatgctgcagtagtttgtgtcggggggctagggtagGTTGgttatctggagtacttctcctgtcttatccggtgtcctgtgtgaatttaagtatgctctctctaattctctccttctctctttctttctctctctcggaggacctgagccctaggaccatgcgtcaggactaccgggcatgatgtctccttgctgtccccagtccacctggccttgctgctgttccagtttcaactgttctgcctgcggctatggaaccctgacctgtccaccggacgtgctacctgtcccagacctgctgttttcaactctctagagaccgcagga harbors:
- the LOC139549849 gene encoding olfactory receptor 8I2-like → MTMDFNSSQEIVFVLHGLNVTQTNKHIYFSFTLILYIFTIFVNLILIVTIFLEKMLHDPMYLFLCNLCINGIYGASAFYPKILYDLLFDSHVISYSGCMTQILVIYSYAFCEFTSLTVMAYDRYVAICKPLQYHSIMTTRKVWTLLLLTWLFSWLESSIGMGLTAKLPLCGVDIDKLYCSNWAVVKLSCVDTTLNNLYGFILTFSHVSQMILILISYMNIIKASLHSRVQRKKFMQTCLPHLITLTNFTISLTFDVMYARYGSNTSLLALRNIMAVEFLVVPPLVNPIIYGMKLTRVRNRVVQMFNRKVAALI